In Malus sylvestris chromosome 16, drMalSylv7.2, whole genome shotgun sequence, the following are encoded in one genomic region:
- the LOC126607004 gene encoding uncharacterized protein LOC126607004: MAEEPKTLSSSSQPSSTPNSLEETLKKSQVPALSGLPSFPNGDFQMLPVMYPLLVPGLNPSQDQEQMNRGAGIYAVPVHPFMGPVTGAPFNTLIPLTYNIPTTRASPEVGTVGEQQGQEGQQQQQQQQRQQPGPQRQVVVRRFQIAFQLDVLLIIKLAAVIFLFNQDGSRQRLVLLVIFASIVYLYQTGSLTPLVRWLSQGMHRAAVPPHPPRAARAGNVPPNARQGVDNAALADGQPGAGNDIQPADEGNPAAENENAPAADGANGGRQWWGIVKEIQMIVFGFITSLLPGFHNMD; the protein is encoded by the exons ATGGCGGAAGAACCCAAAACGTTGTCGTCCAGCTCGCAACCTTCTTCTACACCGAATTCCCTCGAAGAAACTCTGAAGAAATCGCAG GTTCCAGCACTCTCTGGGCTTCCATCTTTCCCAAATGGTGATTTTCAGATGTTACCAGTCATGTATCCTCTTCTCGTTCCTGGGTTAAATCCTTCGCAAGATCAGGAGCAAATGAACCGTGGAGCAGGCATTTATGCTGTTCCTGTTCACCCATTTATGGGGCCAGTTACAGGAGCTCCATTTAACACTCTTATTCCTCTTACCTACAACATACCCAC AACTAGAGCAAGTCCAGAGGTTGGCACTGTAGGGGAGCAGCAAGGCCAAGagggacaacaacaacaacaacaacaacaacggcAACAGCCTGGACCTCAGAGACAAGTTGTTGTTAGGAGATTTCAGATTGCATTTCAGCTTGATGTGTTGCTTATTATAAAGCTTGCAGCTGTAATATTTCTGTTCAACCAAGATGGATCTAGACAAAGGCTGGTTCTCCTTGTGATTTTCGCTTCAATTGTCTATTT ATATCAAACTGGCTCGCTTACACCGTTAGTACGATGGCTTTCTCAAGGCATGCATAGGGCAGCTGTGCCCCCCCATCCGCCCAGGGCTGCCAGGGCCGGGAATGTTCCTCCGAATGCAAGGCAAGGGGTTGACAATGCTGCTTTGGCAG ATGGACAGCCCGGGGCTGGGAACGATATACAGCCTGCAGATGAAGGAAATCCAGCAGCAGAGAATGAGAATGCCCCGGCAGCTGATGGAGCCAATGGTGGTCGCCAGTGGTGGGGAATTGTTAAAGAGATTCAGATGATCGTTTTCGGTTTCATCACTTCACTTCTTCCGGGTTTTCATAATATGGATTAG